The Rattus norvegicus strain BN/NHsdMcwi chromosome 2, GRCr8, whole genome shotgun sequence nucleotide sequence AATCTTCctcaagaaaaacaaaggagagaaaggaaagatctTTAAATGGTTGTCTCTGTAGAAAGCCTGGGTCACACCAATTACCTGTCCAGCTGAAGCCAAGGTGATCTGCAATGTAAGCCAGCCTCTCTTCCATCCGCTCCTGCTCATCCTGGGGATCTATAGAAGGTTAAAAATAGAATGGCCAAAGAGTGTCTGGGACAGAAGGGGAACCATAGTACTGATCATCCAAGAAAGGAAGTCACTCGGTCAAATATCTGATAGTCACACAAATCAGCTATCATGGCTTAGGTCATATGAAGTGGTGTGTTTTCTGATTCTGGGATAAAAAGGGAATGAATCCCATGTGGTGATTTGTTGAAACCATCTGCTTCCATATCCCTTTAATGAAGACTTGTAACTGAACAGAGTGTCTAGTTATCTCAGGACTTTCCTTTTGTGATtgtgaaggagaagaggaggaggaagacaaggagaaggaggaaaaggaagaggaggaggaggaaaagaagaagaagaagaagaagaagaagaagaagaagaagaagaagaagaagaagaagaagaagaagaagaagaagaagaagaagaagaggaagaggaagaagaagaagagaagaagaggaggaggaggaggaagaggaggaggaggaggaggaggagaaagtccACCAAAGCACACTCACTTGACATATGAAACACCAGAGAAACCACAGATGGGATACAGAAGTAGAGTAACTGGTTGGACTGTAGTACTCATGTCTATGGAGGTGACCATCACCACCACGTCCTACCTGAAGGAATGCACTAAGAATTATCTTATACCTGGACTTAATCTGAGGCCAGGAACAACAATGTCCTATTGACCTTTGGAAGAAGGCAGGGCAAAGGCACATGAGCTTTGTAGATCCTTGCCAGTGGGACATTTGCTTCTGAGGCAAAGGTTCTGGCTGTCTGTTTCTAAACAAAGTCATGGAGTACACACTCTCACAAACTAGAATTTATCCAATTCCCTTTTAACTGCTGTGGACTGCTGGGTAGCATGTGAAATTCTGCCACCCACATAGGGATAAGTCTTCATTTAGAGACAATGGAAGCCTGAAGGTTACCTCTCAAAGCCACCCATGGtttccttgtttaaaaaaaaaaattcaatcccAAGAGCCATCATTCCCTCACATCATGCAGAGTTTGAGATTTTGTTGTCTGCTGAATCTCACCTGAGTATTTCGCTGTTCATTTTTACCTCAGGTTTGTTGGACTAATTTGGTTCTCATGGATATCGGAAAGCTGACCTCTTCGAATTGAAAAACAGACCCACAATAATTAGAATGTCTGGATGTGAGAAATTGTTTTGAGTAAAGGGCCTCCTAATCATGACAAAGTTGGATGTACCGATTAAagtacacacaaaaaaattaaaaattagagcCAATTGGCCTTGTGCTGTGAAATCCACATTCTTGTGTGTAAAAGCAAATGTATTTAACTGGAGGCTAAGCCTGGAACATCAGAACAACAAAACTCAACGCTTGTATGGCTTTACGTGCAGCAGCCAAAGAAAAGCGAGGGCCCCCGTTGCTTGGTTACGTTTCTGGTTTGGATAAGCATTCTCATTACTCAATCTTGAGATTGTTTCATAGACAAGAATATACagaaaaagcacaaaacacaaaggGCTTACACAAACACATTAACCACTACAGAAAGCTTAAAGAAAATGAGACATAAATCacgaaataaaacaaacattaccAAAAAAAATCTATATCAAATTTATGACATGCGTAGCACAGGGATTCCCAGTGGCTGGCAAATACCTTCAGCTCGGTCATGGCCATTTTCATCAGGGATGCGTTCAATCATAGTCTCAATGGACTCATCCCAAATGGGCCTTGTGTCAAAGATGTCCTCAGGAGCTGAGTGCTCAGTGTCAACAGGTGGCAGATTCTCAATGACTGACACTTCCAGGGCACTGCTACTTTCGTCGTCTGAGGGTGGCTCTTGCTCCCTTTCTGACTGTGTAAGCCTGTCTACTAATTTGGAAGCCTCATCACTAATCTCCTCAAAGAATTCTATGGAGTTCCGGTAAAGGTCAAAGAAGTGCTCCCTACTCTCTCTTGTGGGGCTCGTGCCTGTCCTGCTGGAAGATGAGGTGCTTCTGCTCTTCACCGGCAGTCGGGATGCAAAGAGCTTTGGTTTTGTGGCCCCTTCTTCTGATTCTGACTCAAACCCCTCTGCCCTCTCCctgctctctgtttctgtctcaatgTAACTTCTGGCTTTCACTGGGCATTTGGTCTTAGCATCCAAGGAGCTAGCGTCTGATTCTGACTTGCTTCTACCATCTGGTCCTCGGCTTAACACGTCTTGTCCCTGGGGGACACCTGACTTCTGGAGAGATATGTCTGGATGGGAGGGGTGCCACTCAGTTCTTTGGGGGGGTGCTTTGATGGGGATTTTGGACTTTGGTTTTGCCCCATCCTCCTCACTCTCCCCATCCAGACCAGATGGGAAATCATCAGAAAATGCACTCTCATCCTCTGCAGATGGAGGGGCTGACACTGAAGTGGGGAGAGTCCTGATAGGAATCTGGGGTTTGATTTCAGCAGAAGGCACGTTTTCCATGGGTGCAGTAGGGATCTCAATCACAGACTTCTGTTCCTCGGGAGAAGAATCTGGGGACTCATCATCCCGATCCGAATAAACAGACCTAGTGACAGTGGAGAAGTCCAGCTGACCAACAGGTTCGGGGAAAGTAGGGCAAGATGTCTGCTTCACAGTGCTTAGAGAATCACTCCACTGCATGGTGGCGGGCTCCTCGGCCACTGTGGATACAGCCTCTTTGGTGGGTGTTTCTGTGGAAGCTGAAATTACCACTTTGGAGTCAAGGTCAGCATCCGAGGCGGGTAAATCCTCTATTTCCTCACTTACATCATCAGGAACTAATTCTCCTTCGTCATCCATTGCTTCTTTGGGTCCTGAGAGTTCCAGTGACTCACTAGTAGTCTCCGTCTGTGGAGGCTCAGCCCCAGTGGCCCCTTCCTTCAAGTCTTCAGAGATAGTCTCTTCATTGGAGTCTTGGCCGATTTGGAAGAAGTGCAAACTTTCATCCGCATAGGACCTTTTGGTCATATCAATAGCACCACTTCGGGTCATCTCAAACAGCTTTCCTTCCTGAAAGAGGAATGGATTTTGTTCACTTGTCGGGGTCCCCTCTTCAGTTGGAGTTCTAGCAGGGGTGGTATCAGGGGTGGTGCCCTGTGACTGTCTGTCTACCATCAAACCAAAtatcttctgctcttcctctttCACTCGAGCTTCAAAGGCTGCGTCATCTTCACGTATCTCGCTCCAAGAGTCAGCATCCACATCCGTTTTGGTGATGATGACTTTGCTTACTTGTTCACCAGTCACTACTGGTGCGTTTGGTGTCGTGGGTGCTACAGACAAGGGGGGCTCATCAGACTGCATTGGCCACAGAGCACTTTTTTGCTCACATTCAGTGTCTAGGTCATGGCCCTCACAATTAGATGCTTCACCTGAGTCCGTTCTACTAGAGGAGCTGGTCATTATGACATCCTCAGGAGAGGATCTGATAATAACAGAATACACTTCAGGTGAATGAACAACTGTAGGATGACAGGTATCTGTTTGGAAATTGCTGGGTTCACCAGAGAAAAAGGATGAGGAAGCAACATTTTCATAAGGGCTGGTGATTTGAGGATGAGAATTTTCATCAGTCTCGGCTATATCAGACACTGGACCGTCCATGGCAAACCTTTCTGTGTGAGTTGTAGTAGATGCCTCTTGAGTAGGACAGTCCTCTGACATGCTCTCCAAAACTGGGTCAGTTACTGTGACCTCTACTTTTACAGGGGAAGATGGAGAAGATATTTCTTTAGCTGATTCATTTTCTTCAGGTACCGCACAATGAGACGAAGAAGACAAGGACGAGTGTTCACTGGGAAGACTTGCTTGTGTAGACTCCACTCTGGAAGGATCAAACTCTCTTTCTTCAAGGTCACTTCCATGAGTATCCTGGAGAGCTAGTGAATCGTTATCAATGGCCAGGGGCTTATCAACATCATGACACTCTGGACTCTGAACTCCTAGGGAGACAGGAGTGGCTGAGTTGCTAGGACTCACAGCCTTACAACCATGGCCATCACAGGCTTCTAACTGAGGAGTCTCTCTGTTCAGGTCAGCATGAGACCCATCGGCACCATCAGCAGAATGAGTCTGACTGTCTTCAGCTAAGTGTGATTTGCAATCTTTGTCTTCTTCTGGGTTACCCGGGTCTTCTTTAACCTCCTCGTTCATCTTGAAAGTATATTGCTTGGGAACTATGGGCTGGAACTGTGCTTCTTCCGGGCTGGAATTAGAGTCTATGctggatgggaggggagatggaggtTGCACTCGAATAACTGGCTCTGTCAGAAGACCTGAGTCCGCACCTTTACTCAGCTGTGTCAGCTCAGGTTCACTCTCTGAGGAGGAAGAAGCCTTTCTGCTCTCTGAAGTCACCAAGACAGGGACGTCACTCTCACCCTCTGTGCTCCCCATCTGTTTCTGTTCGTCCACTTCTGCTGAACAGTCAGCATCGGGGTCCGAGGATGAGGAGGATTCATCTTGCCTGGGCTCTCTTTTGTAGTCCCTTTTTTGCTTTGCTTCTTGCTCAAGTTCATCAAACGTTTTAATTTTCGTTACCATTTTGAAcatttcctcttctggtgtgaaccTTTTTTTCTCCCCGTTTTCAGAGTCATCCTCCTCTGCACATTCATGAATCACAGCAGGTTTGGGTGTACTTGAATCTGAAGGTTTGGGTGTGACCTCATAACTAACTTCTTCAGAGCTGGGGGTGTCAGGGGAGAGGGGGCTTTTCCCTGAGCTCTCCATGAGTGATGTCTGCTCTAGACTGTCATCCTCAGCACTGCCATCGGGATCTCGAAGCAGCCGAGAACGCATGGAAGCCACTTCAGCAACAAGATCTGTTTTGGCAATAGCTGCAGGGAGAGGAAAGTGACTTGGGAGAATTCCTGCCTTCATTTTAGGCTCAACTGGGCTGCTTTCCAGGGAGTCCCTGCAAGGGGACTCTTTCAGGGGACTTGGTTCCAGAGAATCGGGAGTTTTGTGTGAGGAGTTATCTTCTAGCACAGGGCTGGCTTCCAGAGAGTCTTTGTGGCTGACTGCTAATGATTCATCAGCCATTGGGCTGAGGACCTCACTATCCCGGTTATGGAGAGGGAGTTCTAGCCCTTGGGGACTTCTAATGACTCCCTGGGGTTTTGGTTCTGTTCCCTCAACTGTCTTGACAGTAGCATCAGATGGTGGGAAGGCCTTTGTCACCTCTGAGGTAGCTAAGGATTCCTGAGTTTCACTTACTGCTTGTGTCTTACAAGCTGAACTAACAAGTGGGAGCTGACTGTCCCTGCAGGACCCTTCCTCAGTAAGTGCCTGGCATGTCTCATTTGCTAATGATACACTGTGGCTGCCAGGGCAGTCCTCTTGTTTGGAGCACACATCTTTGGGAGGGACTTGGGTAACCTCCTTCAGAACATGCTCTGAATCCCCAGGGACCCCAGCACCTTGTTTTTCAGAACTATCAGCAATGTCATTGGTTATAGGAAGCTCTTTTTCTGAATGAATGTCTGTGGGCGTTTCTACCTTGATAGTTTCCTTGGCCTCTCCAATTTGTTCCTTACTTTTCTTTGGTGAGAAAGAAAGACTCTCTGGACTTGTCTCAGGAGTTTCCGCTAGGCCCTCATGTTTGTAGCTCTCTTCTGAACTGATCTGAGGTGTGCCTTCCATCAAGCTGCCACAAGGTGAGCCCGCTATCACTTCCTGCTTCAGGCTTTCCGAACTGCCACCCAAAGCCCCACTCTGTAAAGACAGAGCTGGGAGGAACTCATCTTTCATGTAATCTAGTGGAAATGTCGTGTTGAAGGGACTCGTGATTACTTGGTCTAAATGAATCTGAGCCTTTTCTGTGTTCTCAGTGAGGCGGAATTGTTGGTATTTGTCATTGTCTTCTAACTCTTGCTTGATGACGTCAGAAAAGTCAGTGGAGGTTTTCCTGTCTGGGCTGATCTGGAGGTCCATGTCTTCCTGCTCATCCACAGTCTTCTCTTGAAGGGTCTCAGCCCCACGATGGCTTTCttctgctgctgccgccgccactGCCGCCGCCACCGGTGGAACTGCCTCGGGTGTTTTAATAACGGGGGTTCtctcaaacctttctctaaccgGATCTTCTGTCCTGAGCCCAACGGTGATGGTGGTAGAACGGAACCGTCTGGATTCCATGGCTCCCGTCACCTGGAATCTCTGGCCACGTTTGGCTGTCTGATTTTCTATTCTCTGGGTTTCTCTCTGGGTTACAGAgtggcctttttctttttctacccgACTTTTACTTTTGTCTTgtgactgtttttgttttgctgattTGTGCTCAAAGAGTCCTGTTTTGTGTTTAGATGGGTCCTGACCTGACTGGAAAGCTTTCATGAGCTCCCGGACAGACATTGTCTCCTCAATTCGTTCAGTTTTGGAGGTGGGCGATATGGGTGgctgtttttctgtctttcctggaGACACAGGTAGGTGCTTTTCATGTTTCCCAGTGGCAGACCCAGGTGCCTGCTTCTCCGGGGTTCTTATAGAAGGTGCACCGGGAGAGCGCTTTTCTGTTTTGCCAGGTGACACTGGAGGAtgtttctctgttcttccagatgaTGGCACAGGTGGACGTTTATCTGTTTTGCCTGAAGGTGACACAGGTGTGTGTCGTTCTGTTTTTATAGATGACACAGGGGAATGTCTTTCATTTTTGGTTGAGGGGGAACCAGGTGAATGTTTCTCGGGTTTACCAGAAAATACTGGTGAATGTCGTTCGGCTTTTGCTGAGGGCGACACAGGGGAGTGTTTCTCATTTTTGCTTGATGGTGACACTGGTGAGTGCCTTTCAGTTTTTGCAGAGGAAGTAAGGGAAGAGTGCCTTTCCATTTTAGAGGAAGGAGAGGACTTTGAAGAGGGCGACACAACTGGGTGTGTCCTGGGAGTGGTCTTTTTGGGCACATCCTCTTTGCCTTTGACTCTGACTGGCAACTTGCTTCGACCTTTCTGCTCATCCTCCACTCGCTTCTGAAGAGCCTTCACTTTGTCCTTTATGGAACCAATAGGAGTTTCTTCTATCAGAGGAGAGGTGGCCTTGGCAGTGGGAAGGGGTTCAGGGGCCAGGCCCCGGTCTTCATCTACTGACTCCTCTGAGCTACCTTTCTTAAGTTCAGTCTTTTCTTCGCTGCCTTGTGggctttcctctttctgtttctgtttctcttttagtTTCCGCCGCACTGGCTTCTTTATCACTAGGCTCGGTTTAACCTGCTTCTGAGCGCTCTGTTTCTCCTCTGCTGGGGAGGTCTTGCCTTTATTACTCTCAGAACTCTTGACAATGGCTGAAGCCTGGCTTGTCTCCCCTGACTTTTCTGGAGCTGTTTGTGGCTTCTTTTCATGAGTACCCGTGTATGAATTTAGGTCATCTGTGAGGTAGTTCACTAACCCAGTGGAGTCCTTCTCTACTTTGGTCTTGGTCTCTCTGTctactctgacctctacacatgggTGTTCAGCGATTTCTACCGGGGCATGCTGCTTGGCCTCTTCGATTTCCTCATCGCTGACAATAACCCATTCCTCCTCTAGCTCCCGCTCAGACTGAGAACTCCGCACACTGCCTTCGTCTCTCATGTACGTTCCACTTCTCAGGATCGCATTCACCTTCTCTAAGTCCTCTTTGACTCTCTCTACAATTTCAAAGGGCTCGCCTGGCTCTTCTTCACCAGCCTTTGCCAGCTCCTTCACTTTGATGGAACCTGCCTTATCAGACACATCTGTGGTCAAGATGGCCGTCATTTTGATCAAATCTTGTTTCATCTCAGAAACTTCAGAGAGCAAGTCCGGACTTGCTAAGACAGGAACTTCATTAACCAGATGGCTTTTCAGGACAGATGTTTCTGTCGACTCTGTCTCATCATCTTTGATGTGAATGAAAAACATTGAAagtaaaatggaaatcaaaaaagaTAGTGGCAAATGTAATCAGGACCAAAACAACACAGCGTCTTTtcctggtggtgggaggggcaacAGAATGGGCTGGGAATGGTGGATCCACAAGGTCTCAAGGAACAAGAGCAAAGCAAGGCTAACGGAAAAAATAACTGAAAAGGAAAATGAGCAGGAAATAACTTGCTTAATTTTCTCACTGtagcacattcatacatacaacaAAGCTATCACAAATACTCACgacatacataaaaaaatcacaaatcaaaAAGAAAGAGCGCAGTGAAATTACACAGAGGCATCTCAAGATTG carries:
- the Ank2 gene encoding ankyrin-2 isoform X22 yields the protein MMNEDAAQKSDSGEKFNGSSQRRKRPKKSDSNASFLRAARAGNLDKVVEYLKGGIDINTCNQNGLNALHLAAKEGHVGLVQELLGRGSSVDSATKKGNTALHIASLAGQAEVVKVLVKEGANINAQSQNGFTPLYMAAQENHIDVVKYLLENGANQSTATEDGFTPLAVALQQGHNQAVAILLENDTKGKVRLPALHIAARKDDTKSAALLLQNDHNADVQSKMMVNRTTESGFTPLHIAAHYGNVNVATLLLNRGAAVDFTARNGITPLHVASKRGNTNMVKLLLDRGGQIDAKTRDGLTPLHCAARSGHDQVVELLLERGAPLLARTKNGLSPLHMAAQGDHVECVKHLLQHKAPVDDVTLDYLTALHVAAHCGHYRVTKLLLDKRANPNARALNGFTPLHIACKKNRIKVMELLVKYGASIQAITESGLTPIHVAAFMGHLNIVLLLLQNGASPDVTNIRGETALHMAARAGQVEVVRCLLRNGALVDARAREEQTPLHIASRLGKTEIVQLLLQHMAHPDAATTNGYTPLHISAREGQVDVASVLLEAGAAHSLATKKGFTPLHVAAKYGSLDVAKLLLQRRAAADSAGKNGYTPLHIAAKKNQMQIASTLLNYGAETNTVTKQGVTPLHLASQEGHTDMVTLLLEKGANIHMSTKSGLTSLHLAAQEDKVNVADILTKHGADQDAYTKLGYTPLIVACHYGNVKMVNFLLKQGANVNAKTKNGYTPLHQAAQQGHTHIINVLLQHGAKPNATTANGNTALAIAKRLGYISVVDTLKVVTEEVTTTTTTITEKHKLNVPETMTEVLDVSDEEGDDTVTGDGGEYLRPEDLKELGDDSLPSSQFLDGMNYLRYSLEGGRSDSLRSFSSDRSHTLSHASYLRDSAMIDDTVVIPSHQVSALAKEAERNSYRLSWGTENLDNVALSSSPIHSGRASPCLDRDNSRRCLPKRPCFLVSFMVDARGGAMRGCRHNGLRIIIPPRKCTAPTRVTCRLVKRHRLATMPPMVEGEGLASRLIEVGPSGAQFLGKLHLPTAPPPLNEGESLVSRILQLGPPGTKFLGPVIVEIPHFAALRGKERELVVLRSENGDSWKEHFCEYTEDELNEILNGMDEVLDSPEDLEKKRICRIITRDFPQYFAVVSRIKQDSNLIGPEGGVLSSTVVSQVQAVFPEGALTKRIRVGLQAQPMHSELVKKILGNKATFSPIVTLEPRRRKFHKPITMTIPVPKASSDVMLNGFGGDAPTLRLLCSITGGTTPAQWEDITGTTPLTFVNECVSFTTNVSARFWLIDCRQIQESVAFASQVYREIICVPYMAKFVVFAKSHDPIEARLRCFCMTDDKVDKTLEQQENFSEVARSRDVEVLEGKPIYVDCFGNLVPLTKSGQHHIFSFFAFKENRLPLFVKVRDTTQEPCGRLSFMKEPKSTRGLVHQAICNLNITLPIYAKESESDQEQEEEICMTSEKNDETESTETSVLKSHLVNEVPVLASPDLLSEVSEMKQDLIKMTAILTTDVSDKAGSIKVKELAKAGEEEPGEPFEIVERVKEDLEKVNAILRSGTYMRDEGSVRSSQSERELEEEWVIVSDEEIEEAKQHAPVEIAEHPCVEVRVDRETKTKVEKDSTGLVNYLTDDLNSYTGTHEKKPQTAPEKSGETSQASAIVKSSESNKGKTSPAEEKQSAQKQVKPSLVIKKPVRRKLKEKQKQKEESPQGSEEKTELKKGSSEESVDEDRGLAPEPLPTAKATSPLIEETPIGSIKDKVKALQKRVEDEQKGRSKLPVRVKGKEDVPKKTTPRTHPVVSPSSKSSPSSKMERHSSLTSSAKTERHSPVSPSSKNEKHSPVSPSAKAERHSPVFSGKPEKHSPGSPSTKNERHSPVSSIKTERHTPVSPSGKTDKRPPVPSSGRTEKHPPVSPGKTEKRSPGAPSIRTPEKQAPGSATGKHEKHLPVSPGKTEKQPPISPTSKTERIEETMSVRELMKAFQSGQDPSKHKTGLFEHKSAKQKQSQDKSKSRVEKEKGHSVTQRETQRIENQTAKRGQRFQVTGAMESRRFRSTTITVGLRTEDPVRERFERTPVIKTPEAVPPVAAAVAAAAAEESHRGAETLQEKTVDEQEDMDLQISPDRKTSTDFSDVIKQELEDNDKYQQFRLTENTEKAQIHLDQVITSPFNTTFPLDYMKDEFLPALSLQSGALGGSSESLKQEVIAGSPCGSLMEGTPQISSEESYKHEGLAETPETSPESLSFSPKKSKEQIGEAKETIKVETPTDIHSEKELPITNDIADSSEKQGAGVPGDSEHVLKEVTQVPPKDVCSKQEDCPGSHSVSLANETCQALTEEGSCRDSQLPLVSSACKTQAVSETQESLATSEVTKAFPPSDATVKTVEGTEPKPQGVIRSPQGLELPLHNRDSEVLSPMADESLAVSHKDSLEASPVLEDNSSHKTPDSLEPSPLKESPCRDSLESSPVEPKMKAGILPSHFPLPAAIAKTDLVAEVASMRSRLLRDPDGSAEDDSLEQTSLMESSGKSPLSPDTPSSEEVSYEVTPKPSDSSTPKPAVIHECAEEDDSENGEKKRFTPEEEMFKMVTKIKTFDELEQEAKQKRDYKREPRQDESSSSSDPDADCSAEVDEQKQMGSTEGESDVPVLVTSESRKASSSSESEPELTQLSKGADSGLLTEPVIRVQPPSPLPSSIDSNSSPEEAQFQPIVPKQYTFKMNEEVKEDPGNPEEDKDCKSHLAEDSQTHSADGADGSHADLNRETPQLEACDGHGCKAVSPSNSATPVSLGVQSPECHDVDKPLAIDNDSLALQDTHGSDLEEREFDPSRVESTQASLPSEHSSLSSSSHCAVPEENESAKEISSPSSPVKVEVTVTDPVLESMSEDCPTQEASTTTHTERFAMDGPVSDIAETDENSHPQITSPYENVASSSFFSGEPSNFQTDTCHPTVVHSPEVYSVIIRSSPEDVIMTSSSSRTDSGEASNCEGHDLDTECEQKSALWPMQSDEPPLSVAPTTPNAPVVTGEQVSKVIITKTDVDADSWSEIREDDAAFEARVKEEEQKIFGLMVDRQSQGTTPDTTPARTPTEEGTPTSEQNPFLFQEGKLFEMTRSGAIDMTKRSYADESLHFFQIGQDSNEETISEDLKEGATGAEPPQTETTSESLELSGPKEAMDDEGELVPDDVSEEIEDLPASDADLDSKVVISASTETPTKEAVSTVAEEPATMQWSDSLSTVKQTSCPTFPEPVGQLDFSTVTRSVYSDRDDESPDSSPEEQKSVIEIPTAPMENVPSAEIKPQIPIRTLPTSVSAPPSAEDESAFSDDFPSGLDGESEEDGAKPKSKIPIKAPPQRTEWHPSHPDISLQKSGVPQGQDVLSRGPDGRSKSESDASSLDAKTKCPVKARSYIETETESRERAEGFESESEEGATKPKLFASRLPVKSRSTSSSSRTGTSPTRESREHFFDLYRNSIEFFEEISDEASKLVDRLTQSEREQEPPSDDESSSALEVSVIENLPPVDTEHSAPEDIFDTRPIWDESIETMIERIPDENGHDRAEDPQDEQERMEERLAYIADHLGFSWTELARELDFTEEQIHQIRIENPNSLQDQSHALLKYWLERDGKHATDTVLIECLTKINRMDIVHLLETNTEPLQERMGRTYAEMEQTITLDHSEGFSVLPEELCAVKEKKEQEASKESESSDHPPMVSEEDISVGYSTFQDCIPKTEGDSPAAALSPQMHQESVQQDFSGKMQDQQEYYVTTPGAEVEDTQKATVIPDSLCKTPEDISTPPEEAKPCLQTPVAIEHASPIVQEPEEASEPKEESSPRKTSLVIVESTDDQPQVFEKLDGDAAFQKELTEELGELEASSDEEAMVTTRVVRRRVIIQGDDMPDIPPETVTEEEYVDENGHTVVKKVTRKIIRRYVSSDGTEKEEITMQGMPQEPVNIEDGDSYSKVIKRVVLKSDTQLSEVTLSEPSIVSGTSQFQAEPVEGRRVSKVVKTTMVHGERMEKSLGDSSLATDLPSAKEDFEEALGYTGSHMKVHLPSLVENEILKEDGSIIKRTTMSKARTQRRAVVKDQQGKCINLEHLEDVPGALDQDDLQRDLQQLLRHFCKENTKQEAK